The following are from one region of the Sulfurimicrobium lacus genome:
- a CDS encoding ComEA family DNA-binding protein, whose product MKKFLLVVFAWLVFMGLAFAGAPIDLNAATQAQLESVKGIGPVKAKAIIEYRTKNGPFKSVDDLQKVTGFGKPSVNKLRAEVTVGGAKSANVKASDAKAAGTKAADVKAGTNKAGK is encoded by the coding sequence ATGAAAAAATTCCTGCTTGTCGTGTTTGCGTGGCTTGTCTTCATGGGTCTGGCGTTCGCCGGCGCCCCGATTGATCTTAATGCTGCCACCCAGGCGCAACTGGAAAGCGTGAAAGGCATCGGCCCGGTCAAGGCCAAGGCGATCATCGAGTACCGCACCAAGAACGGCCCGTTCAAAAGTGTCGACGACCTCCAGAAAGTGACCGGGTTTGGCAAACCCAGCGTGAACAAATTGCGCGCCGAAGTCACGGTGGGCGGCGCAAAATCCGCCAACGTAAAAGCCTCGGATGCCAAGGCCGCAGGAACCAAGGCCGCCGACGTGAAGGCCGGCACCAATAAAGCCGGCAAGTAA
- the rfaD gene encoding ADP-glyceromanno-heptose 6-epimerase, producing the protein MYYIVTGAMGFIGANIVKALNERGETNIIAVDNLKKADKFKNLVDCEIADYMDKEDFLDAVLDGAFDDSMQAVFHEGACSDTMETDGRYMMENNYRYTVSLLEHCQNEEVPFLYASSASVYGAGSIFKESREYEGPLNVYGYSKFLFDQYVRRMWAEKTGQIVGFRYFNVYGPREQHKGRMASVAFHFFNQYQAEGKVKLFEGCEGYANGEQRRDFVSVEDVVKINMWFLDHPDQSGIFNLGTGRSQAFNDVAVAAVNACRKAKGEVALTLAQLQQQGIVEYVAFPEALKGKYQSFTQADISALRDAGYDTPLYTVEQGVERYVDYLLQK; encoded by the coding sequence ATGTACTACATCGTCACCGGCGCCATGGGCTTTATCGGCGCCAACATCGTCAAGGCCCTCAACGAGCGCGGCGAGACCAACATCATCGCGGTGGACAACCTGAAAAAGGCGGACAAGTTCAAGAACCTGGTGGACTGCGAAATCGCGGACTACATGGACAAGGAAGACTTCCTCGACGCGGTGCTGGACGGGGCGTTCGACGACTCCATGCAGGCCGTGTTCCATGAAGGCGCGTGCTCCGACACCATGGAGACCGACGGACGCTACATGATGGAGAACAACTACCGCTACACCGTGTCCCTGCTCGAACACTGCCAGAACGAGGAAGTCCCCTTCCTCTACGCCTCCTCCGCCAGCGTGTACGGTGCTGGCAGCATCTTCAAGGAGTCGCGCGAATACGAAGGCCCGCTCAACGTCTACGGCTACTCCAAATTCCTCTTCGACCAGTACGTGCGCCGCATGTGGGCGGAAAAGACCGGCCAGATCGTCGGCTTCCGCTACTTCAACGTGTACGGTCCGCGCGAACAGCACAAGGGCCGCATGGCCTCGGTGGCCTTCCACTTCTTCAACCAGTACCAGGCGGAAGGCAAGGTCAAGCTGTTCGAAGGCTGCGAAGGCTACGCCAACGGCGAGCAGCGGCGCGATTTCGTCTCGGTGGAAGACGTGGTCAAGATCAACATGTGGTTCCTCGACCACCCCGACCAGTCCGGCATTTTCAACCTCGGCACCGGCCGTAGCCAGGCGTTCAACGACGTCGCCGTGGCCGCCGTCAACGCCTGCCGCAAGGCTAAGGGAGAAGTCGCCCTGACGCTGGCGCAGCTACAGCAGCAGGGCATCGTCGAATACGTCGCCTTCCCTGAAGCGCTCAAGGGCAAGTACCAGAGCTTCACCCAGGCCGACATTTCGGCGCTGCGCGACGCCGGCTACGACACGCCGCTCTACACCGTCGAACAGGGCGTGGAACGCTACGTCGATTACCTGCTGCAGAAGTAA
- the rfaE1 gene encoding D-glycero-beta-D-manno-heptose-7-phosphate kinase, with protein sequence MKQARVLVVGDVMLDRYWFGEVSRISPEAPVPVVHVSKTEERPGGAANVARNAAALGAKVALLSVAGTDEAGDNLARLLTHENINVVLHRDAGLDTTIKLRVIGRQQQLLRIDFETWPGHEVLQNKLADFERMLGDTDVVILSDYGKGGLTHIARMIELARAAGKPVLADPKGEDYERYRNATLLTPNRGEFRQVAGGWKNEEELTRKAQQLRTQLNLQALLVTRSEEGMTLYRDGEALTEPALAREVFDVSGAGDTVIATLGVMLASGADLPEAMRMANKAAGIVVGKLGTAVVSREELFG encoded by the coding sequence TTGAAACAGGCCCGCGTCCTGGTAGTGGGCGACGTCATGCTCGACCGCTACTGGTTCGGCGAGGTCAGCCGCATTTCCCCGGAGGCACCGGTACCGGTAGTCCATGTGAGCAAAACCGAGGAGCGCCCCGGCGGCGCGGCCAACGTGGCGCGCAATGCCGCCGCCTTGGGTGCGAAAGTGGCGCTGCTCTCGGTAGCGGGCACCGACGAGGCGGGCGACAACCTCGCGCGCCTGCTGACGCACGAAAACATCAACGTGGTGCTGCACCGCGATGCCGGTCTCGACACCACCATCAAGCTGCGCGTCATCGGACGCCAGCAGCAACTGCTGCGCATCGACTTCGAAACCTGGCCGGGCCATGAAGTCCTGCAAAACAAGCTGGCGGATTTCGAGCGCATGCTGGGCGATACCGACGTGGTGATCCTGTCCGACTACGGCAAGGGCGGCCTGACCCACATCGCGCGCATGATCGAACTGGCGCGCGCGGCCGGCAAGCCGGTCCTGGCCGACCCCAAGGGCGAGGATTACGAGCGCTACCGCAACGCCACCCTGCTCACCCCCAACCGGGGCGAATTCCGACAGGTTGCCGGGGGTTGGAAAAACGAAGAGGAACTGACGCGCAAGGCGCAGCAACTGCGCACGCAACTCAACCTCCAGGCCCTGCTGGTGACGCGTAGCGAAGAAGGCATGACACTGTATCGCGACGGCGAAGCCCTCACCGAACCCGCCCTGGCGCGCGAAGTGTTCGACGTCAGCGGCGCCGGCGACACCGTGATCGCCACCCTGGGCGTGATGCTGGCATCCGGTGCCGACCTGCCGGAAGCGATGCGCATGGCCAACAAGGCTGCAGGTATCGTGGTCGGCAAGCTGGGCACGGCAGTAGTGAGCCGCGAAGAATTGTTTGGGTAG
- a CDS encoding UDP-glucose dehydrogenase family protein has translation MKISIIGTGYVGLVTGTCLAEVGNDVVCLDLDERKIGMLKQGQIPIYEPGLEDMVQRNQAAGRLRFTTDVAESAAHGVIQFVAVGTPPDEDGSADLQYVVAAARAIGQNMNEYKVIVDKSTVPVGTADRVRAAVQEELQKRGSKLDFSVVSNPEFLKEGAAVEDFMRPDRIVVGTDNAKATDLMRALYAPFQRNHERLIVMDIKSAELTKYAANAMLATRISFMNELANLAEILGADIEHVRHGIGSDPRIGYHFLYPGCGYGGSCFPKDVQALQRTARANGVELQVLKAVEDANDEQKHILLKKITQKFGSDLSGKRIALWGLAFKPNTDDMREAPSRVLIEGLWKMGATVSAYDPAAMEETHRIYGDDPRLKLVDSPAAALADADALAIVTEWKEFRAPDFGVIKSNLKTPVIFDGRNLYEPKMVREQGLEYFPIGRL, from the coding sequence GTGAAAATCAGCATAATTGGAACCGGCTATGTCGGCCTCGTGACGGGCACTTGCCTGGCGGAAGTCGGCAACGATGTGGTCTGCCTGGACCTTGACGAACGCAAGATCGGCATGCTCAAGCAAGGCCAGATCCCCATTTACGAACCCGGTCTGGAAGACATGGTGCAACGCAACCAGGCTGCCGGCCGCCTGCGCTTCACCACCGACGTGGCGGAAAGCGCTGCCCACGGCGTGATCCAGTTCGTCGCGGTGGGCACTCCGCCCGACGAGGACGGCTCCGCCGACCTGCAATACGTGGTCGCCGCGGCACGCGCCATCGGTCAGAACATGAACGAATACAAGGTCATCGTGGACAAATCCACGGTACCGGTCGGCACTGCGGACCGCGTGCGCGCAGCAGTGCAGGAAGAACTGCAGAAACGCGGCTCGAAGCTCGATTTCAGCGTGGTGTCCAACCCGGAGTTCCTCAAGGAAGGCGCGGCGGTGGAAGACTTCATGCGCCCCGACCGCATCGTGGTGGGAACCGACAACGCCAAGGCGACCGACCTGATGCGCGCGCTCTACGCGCCATTCCAGCGCAACCACGAACGCCTGATCGTGATGGACATCAAGTCCGCCGAACTCACCAAATACGCCGCCAATGCCATGCTGGCCACGCGCATCTCGTTCATGAACGAGCTCGCCAACCTGGCGGAAATCCTCGGCGCCGACATCGAGCACGTGCGTCACGGCATCGGCTCCGACCCGCGCATCGGCTACCACTTCCTCTACCCCGGTTGCGGCTACGGCGGCTCCTGCTTCCCCAAGGACGTGCAGGCGCTGCAGCGCACCGCGCGTGCCAACGGCGTCGAGTTGCAGGTCTTGAAAGCGGTCGAAGATGCCAACGACGAGCAGAAGCACATTCTGCTGAAAAAGATCACGCAGAAATTCGGCAGCGACCTGTCCGGCAAGCGCATCGCGCTGTGGGGTCTGGCGTTCAAGCCCAACACCGACGACATGCGCGAGGCCCCCAGCCGCGTGCTGATCGAAGGCCTGTGGAAAATGGGCGCGACAGTATCGGCTTACGACCCCGCCGCCATGGAAGAAACGCATCGCATTTACGGCGACGACCCGCGCCTGAAGCTGGTGGACTCCCCCGCTGCGGCGCTGGCCGATGCGGATGCCCTGGCCATCGTCACCGAATGGAAGGAGTTCCGCGCGCCCGATTTCGGCGTCATCAAGTCCAACCTCAAGACTCCGGTGATCTTCGACGGACGCAACCTGTACGAGCCGAAAATGGTGCGCGAGCAGGGACTGGAATATTTCCCGATTGGAAGACTGTAA
- the pyrF gene encoding orotidine-5'-phosphate decarboxylase has product MTSDPKIIVALDYATTEAASALVARLDPQLCKLKVGKELFTAAGPAWVEHLVGQGYGVFLDLKFHDIPHTVAQACKAAAALGVWMVNVHALGGRAMMSAAREAIDATPNRPKLIAVTVLTSMGANDLADLGISEAPQQLVRRLAGLAHSCHLDGVVCSAQEAAVLRQEQGPDFCLVTPGIRPASAAKDDQNRVMTPAEALRAGSNYLVIGRPITQAPDPLQALQAIRQEIATIGDSK; this is encoded by the coding sequence ATGACAAGCGACCCGAAAATCATCGTGGCGCTGGATTACGCCACCACGGAGGCGGCATCCGCACTGGTAGCCCGGCTCGACCCACAGCTGTGCAAACTGAAGGTCGGCAAGGAACTGTTCACCGCCGCCGGCCCGGCCTGGGTGGAGCACCTGGTCGGACAGGGCTACGGCGTATTCCTCGACCTGAAATTTCACGACATCCCCCACACCGTGGCCCAGGCATGCAAGGCGGCGGCCGCTCTCGGCGTGTGGATGGTCAACGTTCACGCATTGGGAGGCCGCGCCATGATGAGCGCTGCGCGCGAAGCCATAGATGCCACGCCCAACCGCCCCAAGCTGATCGCCGTCACCGTCCTCACCAGCATGGGCGCGAATGACCTGGCCGACCTGGGCATCAGCGAAGCACCTCAACAACTGGTGCGGCGACTGGCCGGCCTGGCGCACAGCTGTCATCTTGACGGCGTAGTCTGTTCCGCCCAGGAAGCAGCAGTGTTGCGGCAGGAACAAGGGCCGGACTTCTGCCTGGTGACGCCCGGCATCCGTCCCGCCAGCGCGGCAAAAGACGACCAGAACCGCGTCATGACCCCGGCAGAAGCGCTGCGCGCGGGATCGAATTATCTGGTGATCGGACGACCCATCACCCAGGCGCCGGACCCCCTGCAGGCGCTGCAGGCCATCCGGCAGGAAATTGCAACCATCGGAGACTCAAAGTGA